One segment of Urocitellus parryii isolate mUroPar1 chromosome 5, mUroPar1.hap1, whole genome shotgun sequence DNA contains the following:
- the Tmem106c gene encoding transmembrane protein 106C has product MGSQHSAFAHAPSCKRKKEDDREALLTDLEQEEAIAQFPYVEFTGRDSITCLTCQGTGYIPTEQVNELVALIPHSDQRLRPQRTKQYVLLSVLLCLLASGLVVFFLFPHSVLVGDDGIKVVKVTFNKQDSLVILAITATLKIRNSNFYPVTVTRLSSQVQYMNTVVGTYVTTNISPIPPRSEQLVNFTVKAEMGGPFSYVYFFCTLPDILVHNIVIFMRTSVKILYIGHMTQSSLETHHYVDCGANSTAV; this is encoded by the exons ATGGGATCTCAGCATTCTGCCTTTGCACATGCTCCCTCCTGCAAGCGAAAGAAAGAAGATGACAGGGAGGCTTTGCTGACTGATCTAGAACAGGAAGAAGCCATTGCTCAGTTCCCATATGTGGAGTTCACAGGGAGAGATAGCATCACCTGTCTCACGTGCCAAGGAACAGGCTATATCCCAACAG AGCAAGTCAATGAATTGGTGGCTTTGATCCCACATAGTGATCAGAGATTGCGCCCTCAGAGAAC TAAGCAGTATGTCCTTCTGTCGGTCCTACTCTGTCTCCTGGCATCTGGTTTGGTGgttttcttcctgtttccacATTCAGTCCTCGTGGGTGATGATGGCATCAAAGTGGTGAAAGTCACATTTAATAAGCAGGACTCACTTGTAATTCTCGCTATCACG GCCACCCTGAAAATCAGAAACTCCAACTTCTATCCTGTGACAGTGACCAGACTGTCCAGCCAGGTTCAGTACATGAACACAGTGGTTGGCACATATGTGACCACTAACATCTCCCCCATTCCACCGAGGAGTGAGCAACTG GTGAATTTTACGGTGAAGGCGGAGATGGGAGGACCATTTTCTTATGTGTA CTTCTTCTGTACATTACCTGACATCCTGGTGCACAACATAGTGATCTTCATGCG aaCTTCAGTGAAGATTCTATATATTGGTCACATGACCCAGAGCTCCTTGGAAACACATCACTATGTAGATTGTGGAGCAAACTCCACGGCTGTTTAG